From Vigna unguiculata cultivar IT97K-499-35 chromosome 5, ASM411807v1, whole genome shotgun sequence, the proteins below share one genomic window:
- the LOC114183087 gene encoding bifunctional protein FolD 4, chloroplastic-like, protein MASSLFFTHSHCYSSSTSSSSLVFRLHRQLGVAPTSLRLSSSHVANVAAMAMDSSAKVIDGKAVAKQIRDEITAEVSRMREATGVIPGLAVILVGDRKDSATYVRNKKKACESVGINSLEANLPEDSTEEEVLNYISGYNDDPSVHGILVQLPLPSHMNEQNVLNAVRIEKDVDGFHPLNIGRLAMRGRDPLFVPCTPKGCIELLHRYNVSIKGKRAVVIGRSNIVGMPAALLLQREDATVSIVHSRTSNPEEIIRQADIIISAVGKPNMVRGSWIKPGAVIIDVGINPVEDQNSPRGYKLVGDVCYEEAIKVASAVTPVPGGVGPMTIAMLLQNTLISAKRVHNFE, encoded by the exons ATGGCTTCTTCGTTGTTCTTCACTCATTCCCATTGCTactcttcttctacttcttcttcttctctcgtTTTTCGCCTCCACCGTCAACTGGGTGTGGCTCCCACATCTCTCCGGTTATCATCCTCCCATGTTGCCAACGTTG CTGCTATGGCTATGGATTCTTCTGCTAAGGTGATTGATGGAAAAGCTGTAGCAAAGCAAATCAGAGATGAGATAACGGCTGAGGTCTCCAGGATGAGAGAAGCTACAGGTGTGATTCCAGGATTAGCTGTAATTCTTGTGGGAGATAGGAAGGACTCTGCAACTTATGTTCGTAACAAGAAGAAGGCTTGTGAATCTGTTGGAATCAATTCTTTGGAAGCTAATCTGCCTGAGGATTCCACAGAAGAGGAAGTTTTGAACTATATTTCAGGCTACAATGATGATCCGTCAGTTCATGGCATCCTTGTTCAGTTGCCCTTGCCTTCG CATATGAATGAGCAAAACGTCTTGAATGCTGTTAGAATTGAGAAGGATGTAGATGGTTTTCATCCATTAAATATCGGCCGTCTTGCCATGCGTGGAAGAGACCCTCTATTTGTTCCCTGTACACCAAAGGGATGCATAGAGCTACTGCACAGATACAATGTTTCCATTAAAGGAAAGAGGGCTGTGGTGATTGGTCGAAGCAACATTGTTGGAATGCCAGCTGCTCTATTGCTGCAA AGGGAAGATGCTACTGTCAGTATTGTCCATTCCAGAACCAGTAACCCTGAAGAGATCATAAGACAGGCAGATATTATCATTTCTGCTGTTGGGAAACCAAACATGGTGAGGGGAAGCTGGATAAAGCCTGGTGCAGTCATCATTGACGTTGGAATCAATCCAGTAGAG GATCAAAATAGCCCCAGAGGTTATAAACTGGTAGGAGATGTTTGTTACGAAGAAGCCATAAAAGTTGCCTCTGCCGTTACACCAGTCCCTGGAGGAGTTGGTCCAATGACCATAGCAATGCTGCTCCAAAATACACTCATTTCTGCAAAGAGGGTGCACAATTTTGAATGA
- the LOC114183632 gene encoding phosphomannomutase, whose translation MAAPKPGVIALFDVDGTLTAPRKVATPEMLTFMQQLRKVVTVGVVGGSDLIKISEQLGNTVTNDYDYVFSENGLVAHKGGKLVGTQSLKSFLGDEKLKEFINFTLHYIADLDIPIKRGTFIEFRSGMLNVSPIGRNCSQEERDEFERYDKVQNIRPKMVSVLREKFAHFNLTFSIGGQISFDVFPQGWDKTYCLRYLDDFNEIHFFGDKTYKGGNDHEIYESERTIGHTVTSPDDTVKQCKSLFLEN comes from the exons ATGGCTGCCCCGAAACCTGGTGTTATTGCTTTGTTTGATGTTGATGGGACTCTTACAGCTCCCAGGAAG GTGGCCACTCCAGAGATGTTGACATTCATGCAACAACTACGAAAG GTTGTAACAGTGGGAGTTGTTGGGGGTTCTGACCTTATAAAGATATCAGAACAACTTGGAAACACAG TTACCAATGACTATGATTATGTTTTTTCTGAGAATGGTCTTGTGGCTCACAAGGGAGGAAAACTCGTTGGAACTCAG AGTTTGAAGTCATTCCTTGGAGATGAAAAGTTGAAG GAGTTCATTAACTTTACTCTTCATTATATTGCTGATTTGGATATCCCTATTAAGAG GGGAACATTTATAGAATTCCGTAGTGGGATGCTGAATGTGTCACCTATTGGCCGAAACTGTAGCCAAGAAGAAAGAGATGAATTTGAGAGATATGACAAg GTTCAAAATATACGCCCAAAAATGGTTTCTGTACTTCGCGAGAAGTTTGCTCATTTTAACTTAACTTTTTCCATTGGAGGACAGATAAGTTTTGAT GTTTTCCCACAAGGCTGGGACAAAACATACTGCCTAAGATACCTCGATGATTTCAATGAGATTCACTTCTTTGGTGACAAAACTTACAAG GGTGGAAATGATCATGAAATCTATGAATCTGAACGGACTATCGGACACACAG ttaCAAGCCCAGATGATACTGTGAAGCAGTGTAAATCTCTGTTCCtagaaaattga
- the LOC114183079 gene encoding uncharacterized protein LOC114183079 yields the protein MAAATTRYAVVTGANKGIGFGICKQLVSNGVTVVLTARDEKRGIEAVEKLKEFGVSDQVLFHQLDVTDPKSIESLANFIKTHLGKLDILVNNAGISGTNVDHDALAAAREKADSVDWRKFAYENYESTEACIRTNYYGAKLMCEAFIPLLELSDSPRIVNVSSTMGKLERIPNEWARGVLSDVESLTEEKVDEVLKKFLNDFKEGSLETNGWPPGLSAYIVSKASLTAYTRVLAKKHPSFCINAVCPGFVKTDLNFNIGYLGVDEGAESVVRLALLPNGAPSGLFFYRSEVASTEQVNFPVKNWCKISKCSQRFFASTMAASTTRYAVVTGANKGIGFVICKQLVSNGVTVVLTARDEKRGIEAVEKLKEFGVSDQVLFHQLDVTDPKSIESLANFIKTQFGKLDILVNNAGIRGTTVDHDALAAAREKVESVDWRKFSYETYEATEASIGTNYYGVKLMCEAFIPLLELSDSPRIVNVSSTLGKLENIPNEWARGVLSDVESLTEEKVDEVVKKFLNDFKEGSLETNGWPRPSAYIVSKAALTAYTRALAKKHPSFCINAVCPGFVKTDLNFNSGYLGVDEGAESVVRLVLLPNGGPSGLFFSQSEVASV from the exons ATGGCAGCAGCAACAACAAG GTATGCAGTTGTCACAGGAGCAAACAAAGGGATAGGATTTGGGATTTGCAAACAATTGGTTTCTAATGGTGTCACTGTGGTGCTAACGGCAAGGGATGAGAAAAGGGGTATTGAAGCTGTTGAAAAACTGAAAGAGTTTGGTGTGTCTGACCAAGTGCTGTTTCATCAGCTTGATGTGACCGACCCTAAAAGCATTGAATCCCTTGCAAATTTCATCAAAACCCATCTTGGGAAACTTGATATCTTG GTGAATAATGCAGGAATAAGTGGAACTAATGTTGACCATGATGCTTTAGCTGCTGCACGG GAAAAAGCTGACAGTGTCGATTGGAGAAAATTCGCATATGAAAATTATGAATCTACAGAAGCATGCATTAGAACAAATTACTATGGAGCCAAATTAATGTGTGAAGCATTTATTCCCCTTCTAGAATTGTCAGACTCACCAAGGATTGTCAATGTTTCCTCCACCATGGGGAAGTTGGAG AGAATACCAAATGAATGGGCTAGAGGAGTCCTAAGTGATGTTGAAAGCTTAACAGAAGAAAAAGTGGATGAAGTTCTGAAAAAGTTTCTAAATGATTTTAAAGAGGGTTCATTAGAAACCAATGGGTGGCCACCTGGGCTTTCTGCATATATAGTCTCAAAAGCTTCTTTAACTGCCTACACAAGGGTTCTTGCCAAGAAGCACCCATCTTTCTGCATCAATGCTGTTTGCCCTGGTTTTGTGAAAACTGATCTCAACTTCAATATTGGTTATCTTGGTGTTGATGAAGGTGCTGAAAGTGTTGTAAGGTTGGCTCTGCTACCTAATGGAGCTCCTTCTGGTCTCTTCTTTTATCGAAGTGAAGTTGCATCA ACAGAGCAGGTAAACTTTCCTGTTAAAAACTGgtgtaaaatttcaaaatgctCACAAAGATTTTTTGCATCAACAATGGCAGCATCAACAACAAG GTACGCAGTTGTCACAGGAGCAAACAAAGGAATAGGATTTGTGATTTGCAAGCAATTGGTTTCTAATGGTGTCACTGTGGTGTTAACTGCAAGGGATGAGAAAAGGGGTATTGAAGCTGTTGAAAAACTGAAAGAGTTTGGTGTGTCTGACCAAGTGCTGTTTCATCAGCTTGATGTGACTGACCCTAAAAGCATTGAATCCCTTGCAAATTTCATCAAAACCCAGTTTGGGAAACTTGATATCTTG GTGAATAATGCAGGAATAAGAGGAACTACTGTTGACCATGATGCTTTAGCTGCTGCTCGG GAAAAAGTTGAGAGTGTTGATTGGAGAAAATTCTCATATGAAACTTACGAAGCTACAGAAGCTAGCATTGGAACAAATTACTATGGAGTAAAATTAATGTGTGAAGCATTTATTCCCCTTCTAGAATTGTCAGACTCACCAAGAATTGTTAATGTTTCCTCCACCTTGGGGAAGTTGGAG AACATACCAAATGAATGGGCTAGAGGAGTTCTAAGTGATGTTGAAAGCTTAACAGAAGAAAAAGTGGATGAAGTTGTGAAAAAGTTTCTGAATGATTTTAAAGAGGGTTCATTAGAAACCAATGGGTGGCCAAGGCCTTCTGCATATATAGTCTCAAAAGCTGCTTTGACTGCCTACACAAGGGCTCTTGCCAAGAAGCACCCATCTTTCTGCATCAATGCTGTTTGCCCTGGCTTTGTGAAAACAGATCTCAACTTCAATAGTGGCTATCTTGGTGTTGATGAAGGTGCTGAAAGTGTTGTAAGGTTGGTTCTGCTACCTAATGGAGGCCCTTCTGGTCTCTTCTTTTCTCAAAGTGAAGTTGCATCAGTCTGA
- the LOC114183082 gene encoding (+)-neomenthol dehydrogenase-like: LLSELSFRYAVVTGANKGIGFGVCKKLASNGVVVVLTARDEERGLKAVESLKEFGLSDLLVFHQLDVNDPASVATLAHFIKTKFGKLDILVNNAAVTGGKLLDGDALLRMRNGEKVDLSEVGYATYELAQQCVETNFYGVERITEALIPLLQLSTSPRIINISSRAGFLKNIPNEWARTVFSDIENLTREKIDRVLKEFQKDLKEGFLEIKGWPTFAPAYTMSKAALNAYTRIMAKKIPHFHINSVCPGFVKTDMNNNTGQLSIDEGSETPVMLALLPNSLPSGCFFYQGEVIPF; this comes from the exons TTACTTTCTGAACTATCTTTCAGGTATGCTGTAGTGACTGGAGCAAACAAAGGGATTGGTTTTGGGGTGTGTAAGAAGTTAGCTTCAAATGGGGTTGTGGTTGTGCTAACAGCTAGAGATGAAGAGAGAGGTTTGAAAGCAGTTGAATCACTGAAAGAGTTTGGTCTCTCAGACCTTCTGGTTTTTCATCAGCTTGATGTGAATGACCCTGCTAGTGTTGCTACCTTAGCTCATTTCATCAAAACCAAATTTGGGAAACTTGATATCTTG GTGAATAATGCAGCTGTTACTGGGGGTAAATTATTAGATGGTGACGCTTTACTTAGAATG AGAAATGGTGAAAAAGTTGATTTGAGTGAAGTAGGGTATGCAACTTATGAGTTAGCTCAACAATGTGTAGAAACAAACTTCTATGGTGTGGAAAGGATAACAGAAGCTCTTATTCCCCTTCTACAGTTGTCTACTTCACCAAGAATTATCAATATTTCCTCAAGAGCAGGGTTCTTGAAG AACATACCTAATGAGTGGGCTAGAACAGTGTTCAGTGACATTGAAAACCTTACAAGAGAAAAAATAGATAGGGTACTGAAAGAGTTTCAGAAAGATTTGAAGGAGGGGTTCTTGGAAATCAAGGGTTGGCCAACTTTTGCTCCTGCTTATACAATGTCAAAAGCAGCTTTGAATGCTTACACAAGAATTATGGCCAAGAAAATTCCACATTTTCACATAAACTCTGTGTGCCCTGGCTTTGTCAAGACTGATATGAACAACAACACTGGACAATTGAGCATTGATGAAGGTTCTGAAACTCCTGTAATGTTGGCACTGTTGCCAAATAGTCTTCCTTCTGGTTGCTTCTTTTATCAGGGTGAAGTAATACCCTTTTGA